Within Mycobacterium heckeshornense, the genomic segment CGGGCCAGTACGTCAACGTTTCGATACCGCAATGCCCGCGGCGGTGGCGCTATTTGACCCCGGCCATTCCGCCCGACGAGAGCGGTGCCATCGAGTTCCATGTCCGGGCCGTTACCGGTGGTCTGGTCAGCACCGCGATCGTGGGCGAAACGCGGCCCGGAGATCGCTGGCGGCTGTCGAGCCCGCACGGTGGGTTGCAGGTCGACCGCGACGGTGGTGACGTGCTGATGGTGGCCGGCAGCACCGGGCTGGCGCCGATGCGCTCGATCATCATGGACCTCGCCCGCTGGGCCGATAACCCGCGGGTGCACGTGTTCTTCGGTGGCCGCTACCCGTGCGAGCTCTACGACCTGCCAACACTGTGGCAGATCGCGGCGCAAAATCCGTGGCTTTCGGTCTCACCGGTGTCGGAGTACACCGCCGACCCGCCGTGGGCGAGCGAATATCCCGATGTCACTCCGCCACGCGGGTTGCACGTGCGTCAGACCGGCCGGCTGCCCGAAGTGGTGACGAAATACGGCAGCTGGAGCGATCGGCAGATCCTGATCTGCGGCGGACCCGACATGGTGCAGGCCACCAAGAAGGCGCTCATCGCGAAAGGCGCACCGCCGGAACGTATTCAGCACGACCCGCTCTGTAGCTAGATCGCAGCGCACTAGGCTGGCGGGCGTGCACATCGTCACGCTGCGCGACCCGTCGGCGCCGGTCGTGGCACGCTACGCGCCCAGCGCCGGCATGATCGGCATCTCGCTGACCGATTCAGGCGTTGAGCTGCTGGGTCAGCGCGGCGGTCTGGACGCCTACCTGGCGGCGGGCAAGACGATGGGCATTCCCATCCTCTACCCATGGGCCAATCGGCTCGGGGAGCGCCGCTACCGAGTCGGCGGCCAGGAAGTCACGCTGGAACCTGACGCGTTCGGTGTGCGTACCGACCCCAACGGCCTGCCGATCCACGGGCTGCTGGCCGGCTATCCGCGCTGGCGGGTAATGACGGAATCGGCGAACGAGCTGACGGCCGAGTTGGACTTCGGTGCCGACTCGGCGCTGTTAGCCAGCTTTCCCTTTCCGCACCTGCTGGTGGTGCGGGTCAGGCTCGCCGACCGGTCATTGACGGTCCGCAGTACGGTGTCGGCGCTGGGAAAACCGGTGCCACTGTGCTTCGGCTTTCACCCGTATCTTCAGGTGCCCGAGGCGCCGCGCGCCCAGTGGGTCATCGAGACCCCACGGCTGCGGCACCTGTTTCTCGACGAACGCGGTCTGCCGACCGGGGACGTCGCAGAGCAACCGCCAATTCATGAGGCGTTGGGCGACAAGGCTTTTGACGACAGCTATGACGAGGTGCCCGACGGCGCGGTATTCGCGGTCTGCGGCGGCGGACGCCGCATCGAGGTCCACTTCGAACAGGGCTATCCGGCGGCGCAGATCTTCGCTCCGGCCGGTGAAGACGTGGTGTGTTTTGAGCCGATGGCCGCACCCACCGATGCGCTGCGTCGCGGCGGCTACCGATGCGCGCAGCCCGGTCACCCCGCCGTCGCGGTCTTCTCCATCCGCGTCTAAAGCGTGTCGAACAACTGGCTGCGGTCGAGTCGTCGAAGTAGTAGGGCGATTTGGCTGAGGTAGAGGAAGCCTTCGTGTGCGGCCAGGGTGGTTTCGTAGTGACGGTCGATGCGGCGGCAGTGGTTGATCCAGCCGTTGGTGCGTTCGACGACCCAGCGTCGGGGTTGGACGATGAACCCGCGGCCGGGTTTCGGCCCGGAGATCACCTCGACGGTGACACCGGCTCCGGCAGCGGCGCTGATCACGGCCCGCCCGGTGTAGCCCTTATCCACCCACAGGTGGCTGATGGTGGGGGCGACCCGCCTTGCCTTGCGCAGCAGCGTCGGGAATGCAGCCCGGTCGGTCACGTCGGCTGGTGTGACGATAGCGGCGACCAGCACACCGGCGGAGGCCAGCAGACACAGGCGCTTGGCCCTTGCCAAGATCTCCTGCCAATTGCCGCGAACATCAGGCACAACGCGGGTACCCTTAGCAAATTGCGGGCAGGAGGGACAGGTGAGTCCCGGCGAAAACAGTGCCTCGATCGACGAATTGCTGGACCGCGCGGTGCGGGCCATAAATGCCGGCGACCGTGCGACCGCGACAAGCTTGGCCGGGCGGGTTCTATCAGCCGACCACGGCAACCCTGAAGCCGAGGATCTGCTGGCCACCCCCGACCGCTACGGTGAAATCCGCCGACTGGCAATCATGTTCGTTGATCTGGTCGACTCGACGGCGCTGTCCACCCGCTTGGAACCAGAGACGTACCACACGGTGGTCGGCCGTTACCGCGATGAGGTGCGCCGAATCGTGAATCGATACGAGGGCCACATCAGCTCGATTAAGGGCGACGGACTGTTAGCGGTGTTCGGCCATCCCATTGCGCATGAGAACGACGTGCGGCGTGCCGTCGCTGCAGGGCTGGACATCACCCGGCTCGTGGCGCGGCTCAGCGAGCAGGCGCAACGCAAGTTTGGGGTGGCGATCAATGTGCGCGTGGGCATCCACCGCGGCCTGGTCTATCTCGACACCGATCAGGACGACGTCTACGGGTTTGCCGTCAACCTGTCGGCCCGCCTCTGCGCCGTAGCAGAGCCGGGCATGGTGACGGTGTCAGATGCGGTCGCACCGTTGGTGTCCGATTCGTTCGAACTCGAAACGCACGCACCTGTCCCGGTGAAGGGTGTCGAGGGCTTGATCGGCCATTGCCACGTGCTCGGCGAGCGGGCGGAAGCAACTCCGCTGCAGTCGCCGCCACTGATCGGACGTGAGCGCGAGCGCATTTGGCTGCAGCAGAGCTGGCAGCGGGCCTGCGCTGGAGCGCTGAGCACCCCCGGTGTGATATTTCGGGGTGAACCGGGAATCGGCAAGACCCGGCTGGCGACTGAGGCGGCCGAATTGGTCCGCAGCGCGGGCGGGTCGGTGATCGAGCTGTTCGGCTCGCCGCTGCATACCGACACCGGCCTGCATCCGGTGCGCAGGCTTGTGGAGCGCCGCTGCGGCATCACCCGACACACCGACGGCCGCGATCGTCTGCAATTACTACAAGCCGAACTAAGCGCCCACGGAATGGATCCCCACAGCGCTGTTCCATTGCTAGCGCCGGTGATTGGCGTCGGCCCCGAACAAGGCTACCAGCCGGCGGCCGTGGAAGGCCGAACACTGTACGAATTGATTGCCGCGACGGTTCGGCGATACGTGCTGGCCTGCATCGGTGATCAAAGCGGATTGCTGGTCGCCGAGGATGTGCACTGGTTCGACCCGTCCACCCTCGAGCTGCTCAACTGCCTGCTCGCGGCGGCGGATGGGCGTCTGCTGGTGGTCGTAACCGGACGTGACGGAGATTGGCTGCGAACCGATTGGCCGGTAACACTTTTCGATCTTGCGCCGCTGAACGATGAGCAGTCCGACGCGCTAATCAATGCGTTGGACCCCTCAGTGACCGACGCCCAGCGGACCGCAGTGCGTAACCGATGCGACGGGATACCGTTCTACATCGAGCACGTTGTCGGCGAGCTCGACGGAGCCGAGTCTGGAGTGCCGGAGGCACTGTACGAGCTGCTGTTCGCCGGGCTGCCGCACTCCCACTCCGATGTCGCGCGTGTGGTGGGGGCGGCCGCCGTGATTGGGCGCGCAGGCGATCTCCACTTGCTTCGTTCAGTGGTCGGATGCGATGCCGGACAGGTTGACGACGTCGTTTCCGAATTGGTGCGAACGCGTGTGTTCGAACGACGCGGGGCCGACGGCTGGCGATTCCGCCACGAGTTGCTCCGGGAAGTCGCGGCCGAGCTACCACCGCCGTCCCTGCGCCGTGACCTGCATGCACGCGCGGCCTCCGCATTGGCCGACGCGGCGGCCCGCGTCGAACCGGATTGGGGTGTGGTGGCAGCCCACCTCGAGCAGGCGCAACGATACGACGATGCCGTGGACGCTTATCAGAAGGCGTCGGCGAGCGCCCGGCGGCGCGGTGCTCTCCCAGAAGCGCTGGCTTACTTAACGACCGCGCTCAGCGCGCTTGCCAGCTGCGCTGCGGGCTCGACGCGGGACCACAAGGAGATCGCGATCCGGTTGGAACGCGCTTCCTTGGCGGGTGCCACGCAAGGCAGCCAGGCCGGTGAGGCACCCGCCGATTTGCAACAGTGCCTGCAGTTGGCGAGCGGCGGCAACTACGAGGATGGGTTGTTCGCCACGCTCACCGCACTGATCAGCTACTACGTGCCGCGCGCCGAACTGCGCCGCGCGCATGAACTGCTTGACTCGCTGTCTGCCCGCATCACCAAGGACCGGCCCTGGAGCTATCCGGCCATCGCGTCATCATTGGGTTGCGTCACCTGGCTGGAAGGTGACTTCACCGCCGCACGCGCACACCTGTTGCGGGCGTTGGCCGATCGTTCTGCCGCCGATCCTCGGGTCCTCGAAACTGCTTGGTGGGTGGCCGTCGACCCAATTTCGTCGGCACACGTCTTCCTGGCGCTGACGCATATGCTCTGCGGAGACCTCGACCATGCCAACACAGAGTTGACCGAATCACGGCGGCGCTGCGAGGACTTGGGGTTTCCGCAGAATGCCCACAACAGGGCACATACGTACTTCATGGAAATCTGGATCCGACTAGAGAGCGGCCAACTCGAGCAAGCGGCCACCCTGGCCGCGGAGCTTCGCAGCCAAAGCGAGCGGTCGGGGCTCGACTTGTGGCGTTTGGTGGGCGCCACCGAACACGCCACGGTCAAGGCGCTGGCCGCGCTGGGTTCGGGCGCCGACACTGCCACGCTGACCGGCCGCGCCGAGAAGATCGCCCGACTCGTGGACGGATCGCGCTTACTACACCTCAACAGTTACTTGACGTTTCACGACGCGGTCATCGGCCGCCTGCTGATTGCGGCGGGCAAGTTGACGAAAGCACGCGAGCGATTGGAGATGGCGCTGCGGCATGCGCACGAGACGGGCATGCACTTCCACGACGCCGAGTTGATGCGGTTGCGCGCACACACCATGACAGACCTGACCTGCCGCCGTGATGCGCTGGGTGCCGCGCTTGAGTTCGCCCGTCGCCAGGGCGCGACTTTATTCGAAATGCGTTGTCTTTTAGACTTTTTCGACCTTACCGACGAAGGGAATACTTCCGAGCTGGCCGACGCTGTCCGGCGCTTCGCTGGTGACGCTCGTTGGCCGGAATTCGCACGGGCGCAAGCGATTCTTACGTGATCCGCCGTCGCTACCTGATTTTCCTGGGGCGCTGGGAGATTTCTTCGAGCGTCCGAATATTGCCCGCAACATCGGTACTCTCATGCCTGGCGACTGCGCTGATGATCCTGGGGAACGGTGTCCACCGCTCGGGCGGATGCAGATACCAGGAACTCAGCGCGGCTGTCCAGGCCTGCTGGTGCAATGACTTCTCCGGCGCGCTCAGCGGGTTCATCGCCATGTAAATCGCGAAAAGCCAAGCCCCTTCACGCAATTTCGTCAACGCACGCTGGAGGAGACGCACCTGGTACGGCATCAGCCAGCGGGTCCAGCGAAGATCCGGGGAAAGCCGCTCGACGACTTTGACAATGTCCGGAATCTGCAGGCAGAGCAGGTCGTTGACGCGGCTGTAATCGTTCTTGAGCGCCTCCAGCGACCTGGGCGCCACCTTCACGAGCGCGTGGCCGAGATCGAAAGTGATGTGCGCATTCAGTCCGGCCATCATGTGTTGCACGATGATTGCCTGACCGTCCTGATCACCGACAAACGCGACCTCCCAAGGCAACGTCAGGCCTTGGTAGTGCCCCCGATAGAAGTAGGCATTCAGCGCGTCGAAGTAGCGTTGGGCAAACGCGACATCGAGGTCTTGCATGCGACGTCCGTCATCGAATTTCCCCTCGTTGATCGCTTCGCGGATGGCGAGGGTGACCCGCCTGTACAAAACAGCGAAGTACCCGATGCCACTTTTGGCTTTCATCGACCAGCTGATGATCTGATCGATATTGCGCAAAACATCGTCGATGGTGCTGGGTTGTTTGAGTCGGCCCAGCGGCGGTTGGGGGCTAGGAGGCAGGGCGGCAGTCATCTCAGTGGGACCTCCCGTTCAATCCGATCGACACGCTGTCCGTCTTTACAGCGCGGGTCGCCCCAAGCGTCGCGACCTTGCACCGCTCGGGTCTCGAGCGGGCTGATCCGTGCATCACGCCGACAGCTCCCAGCTGCGGGCGAGGTGATCGGGTATGTTGAACGGCGCCCGCTGCCCACCTCGTTGAAGCCTGAACAAACCGTGTAGCAAGTCATGCCCGAATGGGCGAACTAGGCGCGACACAAGTTGGTAGCGCGGGGAGCCACGCTCGCTCCGTCCGAAGACGTGGACGAAGAACCAGTTGCTGATACGCGCGAGCCGCCCGAGGTCGTCGACGAGATCGGATGACGGCACGAGCAGCAGGTCGGAGACCTCGTCGCCGATCAGGTGCCGGATCAGCGGAGGGATCGTGTCGTCGAACCGGTGGAAGGGCGTCATCTCGTCAAGCAGATCGAGCAGCGCCTTGGTCATCGCCTGCCCTTCACGCGACGCCTGGAACTGCCTGCGCCGTATCGTCGCGACCAGCGCGGCGGCATCGTCGACGTCGCGCACGAGCAGCTCGTCCCGGATGCCCATCAGGTGGCCGATGACGTTCCAGAGATGCAGGTACGCCTCGACATCCTGGGCGGACGCATGCACGCCCAGCCGCCGCAACGGGTCGGCAACGACATACGAGAACGCCAGGAGAGTCCCGGCGAGGTCCTCCTGGTTGATCGGTGTGCCCCACGCGGGATCCCACAGGCCGGGCTGCTGCTGGTTGCGGGCTTCGATCAGGTGGCGCACAGCGGCATGCATCAGGCGGACCCGCTGGATGGTGCGCCGCCCCTTGCCGTGTTCGTCGAGGCCGCCCATGCTGAGCGCGTCGATCAGGAACTGGCCGGTTTCCATCACACGCCGACGCGCATCGGTATCGAGCCGGGCGGTCAGATACAGGACCTTGACGCCATTGGCCGCCGCGTACGACGACGGCAGAGACGCACAGAACAGGCAGATTGCGATCTGCACGCCCCATGTCTCGAATAACTGCTGCCCACGCTTGATCTTGCGCATGTCGGCCCACGGCGGCAGGGAGACAGTCTGGGCCAGGTAGGCCTGTATCTCCGCGGGCAGCCCCGCCGCGACCGGCTGGTCGTTGCGCACCAGCGTGCGCAGGATCGCGTTGACGTCGGCCACGCCTCCCCGGTCGAGTACGGCCGCGACGGGTATGTCCGCTACCGGATCGCCTAGCTGCCGCATGCGGTCGAGCAGCCCGTCGGTCCATCTGCCCGCCATGCCGACAGCCTTGCAGATGTTGCGGGCTCGCCGTGGCCTAACGGCGCGGTTTCCACACCACGAGAGCGGTGCTCTTCGGCACCAGCGCGATGTCGCGTCGCTGGTTGGCCCGCAGGCGTTCGACCTCCTCGGTGAGCTCCTTGAGCCGGGCCTGCAACGCCTCCACCTGGTTGGTCAGCTCGATGATGCGTTTGATACCGGCAAGGTTGACGCCCTCGTGCTGGGAGAGCCGCTGCACCTCACGCAGCAACTCGACGTCGTGTTCGGAATAGCGGCGCCCCCCACCGGAAG encodes:
- a CDS encoding ATP-binding protein; amino-acid sequence: MSPGENSASIDELLDRAVRAINAGDRATATSLAGRVLSADHGNPEAEDLLATPDRYGEIRRLAIMFVDLVDSTALSTRLEPETYHTVVGRYRDEVRRIVNRYEGHISSIKGDGLLAVFGHPIAHENDVRRAVAAGLDITRLVARLSEQAQRKFGVAINVRVGIHRGLVYLDTDQDDVYGFAVNLSARLCAVAEPGMVTVSDAVAPLVSDSFELETHAPVPVKGVEGLIGHCHVLGERAEATPLQSPPLIGRERERIWLQQSWQRACAGALSTPGVIFRGEPGIGKTRLATEAAELVRSAGGSVIELFGSPLHTDTGLHPVRRLVERRCGITRHTDGRDRLQLLQAELSAHGMDPHSAVPLLAPVIGVGPEQGYQPAAVEGRTLYELIAATVRRYVLACIGDQSGLLVAEDVHWFDPSTLELLNCLLAAADGRLLVVVTGRDGDWLRTDWPVTLFDLAPLNDEQSDALINALDPSVTDAQRTAVRNRCDGIPFYIEHVVGELDGAESGVPEALYELLFAGLPHSHSDVARVVGAAAVIGRAGDLHLLRSVVGCDAGQVDDVVSELVRTRVFERRGADGWRFRHELLREVAAELPPPSLRRDLHARAASALADAAARVEPDWGVVAAHLEQAQRYDDAVDAYQKASASARRRGALPEALAYLTTALSALASCAAGSTRDHKEIAIRLERASLAGATQGSQAGEAPADLQQCLQLASGGNYEDGLFATLTALISYYVPRAELRRAHELLDSLSARITKDRPWSYPAIASSLGCVTWLEGDFTAARAHLLRALADRSAADPRVLETAWWVAVDPISSAHVFLALTHMLCGDLDHANTELTESRRRCEDLGFPQNAHNRAHTYFMEIWIRLESGQLEQAATLAAELRSQSERSGLDLWRLVGATEHATVKALAALGSGADTATLTGRAEKIARLVDGSRLLHLNSYLTFHDAVIGRLLIAAGKLTKARERLEMALRHAHETGMHFHDAELMRLRAHTMTDLTCRRDALGAALEFARRQGATLFEMRCLLDFFDLTDEGNTSELADAVRRFAGDARWPEFARAQAILT
- a CDS encoding DUF5995 family protein; this translates as MTAALPPSPQPPLGRLKQPSTIDDVLRNIDQIISWSMKAKSGIGYFAVLYRRVTLAIREAINEGKFDDGRRMQDLDVAFAQRYFDALNAYFYRGHYQGLTLPWEVAFVGDQDGQAIIVQHMMAGLNAHITFDLGHALVKVAPRSLEALKNDYSRVNDLLCLQIPDIVKVVERLSPDLRWTRWLMPYQVRLLQRALTKLREGAWLFAIYMAMNPLSAPEKSLHQQAWTAALSSWYLHPPERWTPFPRIISAVARHESTDVAGNIRTLEEISQRPRKIR
- a CDS encoding FAD-binding oxidoreductase: MGLDDRDALRVLYAAFRKGPACDEMIRRFYSRWFALDVSLRDKFPPDMAGQRAAFAHALNWVYGELVAQRAEEPVQFLAQLGKDHRKYGVTEAHYETLREALYATLRSDLADEWSDAVDEAARQSLNLITGVMSGAADADDGPAWWDGTVIEHLRVSRDLAVVRLQLDRPLHYHPGQYVNVSIPQCPRRWRYLTPAIPPDESGAIEFHVRAVTGGLVSTAIVGETRPGDRWRLSSPHGGLQVDRDGGDVLMVAGSTGLAPMRSIIMDLARWADNPRVHVFFGGRYPCELYDLPTLWQIAAQNPWLSVSPVSEYTADPPWASEYPDVTPPRGLHVRQTGRLPEVVTKYGSWSDRQILICGGPDMVQATKKALIAKGAPPERIQHDPLCS
- a CDS encoding heat shock protein transcriptional repressor HspR; amino-acid sequence: MAEKDESRTFLISVAAELAGMHAQTLRTYDRLGLVRPRRTSGGGRRYSEHDVELLREVQRLSQHEGVNLAGIKRIIELTNQVEALQARLKELTEEVERLRANQRRDIALVPKSTALVVWKPRR
- a CDS encoding IS5/IS1182 family transposase produces the protein MPDVRGNWQEILARAKRLCLLASAGVLVAAIVTPADVTDRAAFPTLLRKARRVAPTISHLWVDKGYTGRAVISAAAGAGVTVEVISGPKPGRGFIVQPRRWVVERTNGWINHCRRIDRHYETTLAAHEGFLYLSQIALLLRRLDRSQLFDTL
- a CDS encoding oxygenase MpaB family protein, which codes for MAGRWTDGLLDRMRQLGDPVADIPVAAVLDRGGVADVNAILRTLVRNDQPVAAGLPAEIQAYLAQTVSLPPWADMRKIKRGQQLFETWGVQIAICLFCASLPSSYAAANGVKVLYLTARLDTDARRRVMETGQFLIDALSMGGLDEHGKGRRTIQRVRLMHAAVRHLIEARNQQQPGLWDPAWGTPINQEDLAGTLLAFSYVVADPLRRLGVHASAQDVEAYLHLWNVIGHLMGIRDELLVRDVDDAAALVATIRRRQFQASREGQAMTKALLDLLDEMTPFHRFDDTIPPLIRHLIGDEVSDLLLVPSSDLVDDLGRLARISNWFFVHVFGRSERGSPRYQLVSRLVRPFGHDLLHGLFRLQRGGQRAPFNIPDHLARSWELSA
- a CDS encoding aldose 1-epimerase — its product is MHIVTLRDPSAPVVARYAPSAGMIGISLTDSGVELLGQRGGLDAYLAAGKTMGIPILYPWANRLGERRYRVGGQEVTLEPDAFGVRTDPNGLPIHGLLAGYPRWRVMTESANELTAELDFGADSALLASFPFPHLLVVRVRLADRSLTVRSTVSALGKPVPLCFGFHPYLQVPEAPRAQWVIETPRLRHLFLDERGLPTGDVAEQPPIHEALGDKAFDDSYDEVPDGAVFAVCGGGRRIEVHFEQGYPAAQIFAPAGEDVVCFEPMAAPTDALRRGGYRCAQPGHPAVAVFSIRV